Proteins encoded within one genomic window of Aspergillus nidulans FGSC A4 chromosome VII:
- a CDS encoding diphthamide biosynthesis protein 4 (transcript_id=CADANIAT00008268), producing the protein MTQTSAAPTTTPSFYEILNLPFPSTGLSKQQLKIAYHKALLKHHPDKAVAVAKENLPSSNHGPAQPPSNQKITIDAITTAYKTLSDPVQRAEYDRVLRLDRNRVNGAGDKNGNGTVFHTGLEVVDLEDLDCDEGGDEAMWYMACRCGDERGFSLSESDLEREADSGEIVVGCRGCSLYTKVLFAVQDD; encoded by the coding sequence ATGACACAAACTTCAGCTGCACCCACAACGACCCCCTCATTCTACGAGATACTCAACCTCCCATTCCCAAGCACCGGCCTCTCAAAACAGCAGCTGAAAATTGCGTATCACAAAGCGCTGCTGAAACACCACCCGGACAAAGCCGTCGCTGTTGCAAAAGAAAACCTCCCCTCATCCAATCACGGCCCCGCGCAACCACCTTCAAACCAAAAGATTACAATCGACGCCATTACAACCGCATATAAGACCCTCTCTGATCCTGTCCAGCGTGCCGAATACGATCGCGTACTCCGACTAGATAGAAACCGGGTGAATGGGGCGGGAGATAAGAACGGGAACGGTACGGTCTTTCACACAGGgctggaggttgttgatctggaagatctggattGTGATGAGGGCGGTGACGAAGCTATGTGGTACATGGCGTGCAGGTGTGGTGATGAGCGAGGGTTTTCACTTTCCGAGAGCGAtttggagagggaggcggaCTCGGGCGAGATTGTTGTTGGTTGTCGCGGCTGTAGCCTCTACACAAAGGTTCTATTTGCGGTGCAGGATGACTGA